In the genome of Rhodoferax fermentans, one region contains:
- a CDS encoding ABC transporter substrate-binding protein, whose amino-acid sequence MKKMFVVSVLAAASGFVQAQTVNVICSVQAEWCNMIGTVYAKTTGTKINVSMKGSGEALAQLIAEKDNPKTDIWFGGTGDPHLQAAELGLSLEYKSPTLPQLQSWAQQQAQQSGYRTVGIYSGPLGFGYNTELLAKKKMQPPKTWADLLNPALKGDIQSANPASSGTAYTMVATLVQLMGEDKAFEYLKKLHANISQYTRSGTGPIKAVARGETMVSISFVHDAPGEKMNGFPIEAVTPTDGTGAEIGSMSIIKGARNMDAAKKFYEWALTPAAQEMAAAAKQFQVPSNKAAKVDPRVPDFKKIKFINYDYAKYGASAERKRLIARWEKEVNSLPR is encoded by the coding sequence ATGAAAAAAATGTTCGTTGTGTCGGTGCTGGCCGCTGCCAGTGGGTTTGTTCAAGCGCAAACCGTGAACGTGATTTGTTCGGTGCAAGCCGAATGGTGCAACATGATTGGCACCGTGTATGCCAAAACCACCGGAACCAAAATCAATGTGTCGATGAAGGGCTCCGGTGAGGCGCTGGCCCAGCTGATTGCCGAGAAAGACAACCCCAAGACCGACATCTGGTTTGGTGGCACTGGTGACCCGCATCTGCAGGCCGCCGAGCTGGGGCTGAGCCTGGAGTACAAATCACCGACCTTGCCCCAACTGCAGAGCTGGGCGCAACAGCAGGCACAACAGTCGGGCTACCGCACCGTGGGTATTTACTCCGGTCCGCTCGGTTTTGGTTACAACACCGAGCTGCTGGCCAAGAAAAAAATGCAGCCACCCAAGACCTGGGCCGACCTGCTCAACCCGGCGCTCAAGGGCGACATCCAGTCCGCCAACCCGGCTTCGAGCGGCACCGCCTACACCATGGTGGCCACGCTGGTGCAGTTGATGGGCGAGGACAAGGCGTTTGAGTACCTGAAAAAGCTGCATGCCAACATCAGCCAATACACCCGCAGCGGTACTGGCCCGATCAAGGCTGTGGCACGTGGTGAAACCATGGTGTCGATCAGTTTTGTGCACGACGCGCCGGGCGAAAAGATGAATGGTTTCCCGATCGAGGCGGTGACACCGACCGACGGCACCGGTGCCGAAATTGGCTCGATGAGCATCATCAAGGGCGCGCGCAATATGGATGCCGCCAAGAAGTTCTACGAGTGGGCGCTGACACCGGCAGCCCAGGAAATGGCGGCCGCTGCCAAGCAGTTCCAGGTGCCCTCCAACAAGGCGGCCAAGGTCGACCCCCGTGTGCCGGACTTCAAGAAAATCAAGTTCATCAACTACGACTACGCCAAATACGGCGCCTCGGCTGAGCGCAAGCGCCTGATTGCCCGCTGGGAAAAGGAAGTCAATTCCCTGCCGCGTTGA
- a CDS encoding ABC transporter permease, whose amino-acid sequence MNKHPNQAIRLWIALGLLAYLLLPWYAIQDTAWYSVLPQIFAGPDTANGLVQTVVHGRVWLGLGLVGLGLCAVSLWLPAGRSQSGWLLGGGLLGFVGLLASGFMIGARGWSFAALNTQFGELAVNQYGIGMGAFIALLALVMLTAFGLARRGYFKGDMFIASSVLGCSVLLLLFIAFPVTKALYGAFLNEEGHWAWSAIFERIGNERVWGLGCVSGGMRCGVAWNTLFLALLTATGTVILGTMMALLAERSAGPRVQTPLRVVALLPIITPPFVVGLGLILLFGRAGVVNQFLEYAFDLPPTRWFYGLFGIWIAQLFAFTPIAFMIMRGVVQGVAPSMEEAAQTLRASRTKTFFTVTLPLLKPGLANAFLVGFIESIADFGNPIVVGGQFSVLSTDIFFAIVGAQYDQGKAASLAWILTMFALAVFAMQRALLGKQNYTTVSGKGDAGIPMALPDGVRRVLNLVVYPWLAFTVVVYLFAFAGGFVQTWGRDYTLTLAHFNTAFGLEWGDFGLVWAGTAWNSFFTTVKLAGLAAPMTAAVGLLIAYLLARTEFRGQGGFEFVALLAFAIPGTVLGVSYILAFNVPPVELTGTGLIIVLSFMFRNLPVGVRAGTAAFKQLDKSLDEASVMLRASTLQTLRHVVLPLLKPALVAALVYSFVRAMTTVSAVIFLVTAENELATSYIIGRVGNGDYGVALAYCTVLIILMSAAIALIQFLVGERKLGRRKIGLKPPAIAAH is encoded by the coding sequence GTGAACAAACATCCCAATCAGGCGATCCGCCTCTGGATCGCCCTTGGCCTGCTGGCCTATCTTTTATTGCCGTGGTACGCCATCCAGGACACCGCCTGGTACAGCGTGTTGCCGCAGATTTTTGCGGGCCCGGACACCGCCAATGGCCTGGTACAAACCGTGGTGCATGGTCGCGTCTGGCTCGGCCTGGGCCTGGTCGGCTTGGGGCTGTGTGCCGTGAGTCTGTGGCTGCCGGCAGGCAGGTCACAAAGTGGCTGGCTGCTGGGTGGGGGCTTGCTGGGTTTTGTGGGGCTGCTGGCCAGTGGTTTCATGATTGGCGCCCGGGGCTGGTCGTTTGCCGCGTTGAACACGCAATTTGGTGAGTTGGCGGTCAACCAGTACGGCATTGGCATGGGTGCTTTCATCGCCTTGCTGGCGCTGGTGATGCTCACCGCGTTTGGGCTGGCGCGCCGGGGCTATTTCAAGGGGGATATGTTCATCGCCTCGTCGGTGCTGGGCTGCTCGGTGCTGCTGCTGCTGTTCATCGCCTTTCCGGTGACCAAGGCACTCTACGGTGCGTTCCTCAACGAAGAAGGCCACTGGGCCTGGTCGGCGATTTTTGAGCGCATCGGCAACGAGCGCGTCTGGGGCCTGGGCTGTGTGAGTGGTGGCATGCGTTGTGGGGTGGCCTGGAACACCTTGTTCCTGGCCCTGCTGACCGCCACCGGCACCGTGATTCTGGGCACCATGATGGCCTTGCTGGCCGAGCGCAGTGCCGGGCCACGGGTGCAGACACCGCTGCGTGTGGTGGCGCTGCTGCCTATCATCACGCCGCCGTTTGTGGTGGGTTTGGGCCTGATCCTGCTGTTTGGCCGCGCCGGTGTGGTCAACCAGTTTCTTGAATACGCCTTTGACTTGCCGCCCACCCGCTGGTTCTACGGTTTGTTTGGCATCTGGATTGCCCAGTTGTTTGCCTTCACCCCGATTGCCTTCATGATCATGCGGGGGGTGGTGCAAGGGGTGGCGCCGAGTATGGAAGAAGCTGCGCAGACCCTGCGTGCCAGCCGCACCAAAACCTTTTTCACCGTGACCCTGCCGCTGCTCAAGCCGGGCCTGGCCAATGCCTTTCTGGTGGGGTTTATTGAGAGCATTGCCGACTTTGGCAACCCGATTGTGGTGGGCGGGCAGTTCTCGGTGTTGTCCACCGACATCTTTTTTGCCATCGTGGGCGCCCAGTATGACCAGGGCAAGGCGGCCTCGCTGGCCTGGATTCTGACGATGTTTGCGCTGGCGGTGTTTGCGATGCAACGCGCTCTGTTGGGCAAACAAAACTACACCACGGTCAGCGGCAAGGGCGACGCCGGTATCCCGATGGCCCTGCCCGACGGAGTGCGCCGGGTGCTCAACTTGGTGGTGTACCCCTGGCTGGCGTTCACCGTGGTGGTTTACCTGTTTGCTTTTGCCGGTGGTTTTGTGCAGACCTGGGGCCGCGACTACACCCTGACCCTGGCCCACTTCAACACCGCTTTTGGCCTGGAGTGGGGCGACTTTGGGCTGGTCTGGGCCGGCACCGCCTGGAACTCCTTTTTCACCACCGTCAAGCTCGCCGGACTGGCTGCCCCGATGACCGCTGCGGTGGGGCTGCTGATTGCCTACCTGCTGGCGCGAACCGAGTTTCGCGGTCAGGGCGGTTTTGAATTTGTGGCACTGCTGGCTTTTGCCATCCCCGGCACGGTGCTCGGCGTGAGTTACATCCTGGCCTTCAATGTGCCGCCGGTGGAGCTGACCGGCACTGGGCTGATCATTGTGCTGTCGTTCATGTTCCGCAATCTGCCGGTGGGTGTGCGGGCCGGTACCGCCGCCTTCAAGCAACTTGACAAGTCGCTTGACGAGGCGTCGGTGATGTTGCGCGCCTCCACCTTGCAGACATTGCGCCATGTGGTCTTGCCCTTGCTGAAGCCCGCACTGGTGGCCGCGCTGGTCTACAGCTTTGTGCGCGCCATGACCACGGTGAGTGCGGTGATCTTTCTGGTGACGGCCGAGAACGAGCTGGCCACCTCTTACATCATTGGCCGGGTGGGCAATGGCGACTACGGTGTGGCGCTGGCCTATTGCACCGTGTTAATCATCCTGATGTCGGCGGCGATTGCCCTGATCCAGTTTCTGGTGGGTGAACGCAAACTGGGCCGCCGCAAGATCGGCCTGAAGCCTCCCGCCATCGCAGCCCACTAA
- a CDS encoding M20 aminoacylase family protein, translated as MSFVVHGRAFAHIAAFHPEITALRRDLHAHPELGFEEVYTAARVKQALQLCGVDEIHTGIGKTGLVAVIRGQRQSSGRMIGLRADMDALAMAEHNDFAWKSSKPGLMHGCGHDGHTAMLVGAARYLAETRRFDGTAVLIFQPGEEGYAGAQEMINDGLFERFPVQSVYGMHNWPAMRPGTIGLNPGPMMAAADRVTIEITGKGGHGAHPYQTIDPVLVAGHIITGVQSIVSRNVKPVDSAVISLCALQAGDVNAMSVIPGSATLVGTVRTFSTAVQSLVEQRLQELCSGVAQAFGATAVVTYERMYPATINTAPEARFAGDVAESLVGAANLVRDLEPSMGAEDFSFMLRVKPGAYMRLGQGAENGLGSCYLHNSRYDFNDEVLPLGAALHASLVEQGMPLVTA; from the coding sequence ATGTCTTTTGTTGTTCATGGCCGTGCGTTTGCGCACATTGCCGCGTTTCATCCCGAAATCACCGCCTTGCGCCGTGATTTGCATGCCCACCCGGAGCTCGGTTTTGAAGAGGTCTACACCGCCGCACGTGTCAAGCAGGCTTTGCAGCTGTGTGGGGTCGATGAGATCCACACCGGCATTGGCAAAACCGGCCTGGTGGCGGTGATCCGGGGCCAGCGCCAGAGCTCTGGCCGCATGATCGGTCTGCGTGCCGACATGGACGCGCTGGCGATGGCCGAGCACAACGACTTTGCCTGGAAGTCGTCCAAGCCTGGCCTGATGCACGGCTGTGGCCACGACGGCCACACCGCGATGTTGGTGGGTGCCGCCCGTTACTTGGCCGAGACACGCCGTTTTGACGGCACGGCGGTGCTGATTTTCCAGCCCGGTGAAGAGGGTTATGCCGGTGCCCAGGAAATGATCAACGACGGGCTGTTTGAGCGTTTTCCGGTGCAGTCGGTTTACGGCATGCACAACTGGCCCGCCATGCGCCCGGGAACCATCGGCCTGAACCCGGGGCCGATGATGGCGGCGGCGGACCGCGTCACGATTGAGATCACCGGCAAAGGGGGGCACGGCGCCCACCCTTACCAGACGATTGACCCGGTGCTGGTGGCCGGCCACATCATCACCGGGGTGCAAAGCATTGTGTCGCGCAATGTCAAGCCGGTGGACAGCGCGGTGATCAGCCTGTGCGCGCTGCAGGCCGGTGATGTGAACGCCATGAGTGTGATTCCCGGCAGCGCCACCCTGGTGGGCACGGTGCGCACCTTCAGCACCGCCGTGCAGTCCCTCGTGGAGCAGCGCCTGCAGGAGCTGTGCAGTGGTGTGGCACAGGCCTTTGGTGCCACTGCCGTGGTGACTTACGAGCGCATGTACCCGGCCACCATCAACACCGCGCCTGAGGCCCGTTTTGCAGGTGATGTGGCCGAAAGCCTGGTGGGTGCGGCGAACCTGGTGCGTGATCTGGAGCCGAGCATGGGTGCCGAAGATTTTTCGTTCATGCTGCGTGTGAAACCCGGCGCCTACATGCGGCTCGGGCAGGGCGCCGAGAACGGCTTGGGCAGCTGTTATTTGCACAACAGCCGCTACGACTTCAACGATGAGGTCTTGCCGCTGGGTGCCGCCCTGCACGCCAGCCTGGTGGAGCAGGGTATGCCGTTGGTTACTGCTTGA
- a CDS encoding ABC transporter ATP-binding protein, whose amino-acid sequence MTYGVEFKNITKRYGIDKRAPLVIKGVDFEIEQGSLTTILGPSGCGKTTVLRMIAGLETPTSGQILMQGKDVTTLGPADRNVSMMFQSYALFPHMNVLENVMYGLKMSGIEKGEAARRAVETLGNVGLVGYDDRLPSELSGGQQQRVALARALVLEPGVLLFDEPLSNLDARLRREMREEIRSLQQRLHLTVAYVTHDQSEALAVSDQIIVMDNGLIAQRGTPQDMYERPGSEFVAGFMGEAMLFPGVADAAGWVQLGPLQIHSRQAVPAGQVKVAVRPEAWHIHHDGSGLPATLRKRAYLGSFFEYTFDTTLGPIFVVSPDLTDVLALGAEVGLTLADHGVSVVQAA is encoded by the coding sequence ATGACTTACGGCGTTGAATTCAAAAATATCACCAAACGGTATGGCATCGACAAACGTGCACCGCTGGTGATCAAAGGGGTGGATTTCGAGATTGAGCAAGGCTCGCTCACCACCATTCTGGGACCCTCCGGCTGTGGCAAAACCACGGTCTTGCGGATGATCGCCGGGTTGGAGACTCCCACCAGCGGGCAGATTCTGATGCAGGGCAAGGATGTCACCACCCTCGGGCCGGCGGACCGCAATGTCAGCATGATGTTCCAGAGCTACGCGCTGTTCCCCCACATGAACGTGCTCGAGAACGTGATGTACGGCCTCAAGATGTCCGGCATCGAGAAGGGCGAGGCCGCCCGGCGTGCGGTAGAGACTTTGGGCAATGTCGGCCTGGTGGGGTATGACGACCGCCTGCCCAGCGAGTTGTCGGGTGGTCAGCAACAGCGTGTGGCGCTGGCGCGTGCCCTGGTGCTGGAACCGGGCGTTTTGCTGTTTGACGAGCCTTTGAGCAATCTGGATGCGCGCCTGCGCCGCGAGATGCGCGAGGAAATTCGCAGCTTGCAGCAGCGCTTGCACCTGACCGTGGCCTATGTCACCCACGACCAGAGTGAGGCGCTGGCCGTGAGTGACCAGATCATCGTGATGGACAACGGCCTGATTGCCCAGCGCGGCACGCCGCAGGACATGTACGAGCGCCCGGGCAGCGAGTTTGTCGCCGGTTTCATGGGTGAGGCGATGCTGTTTCCCGGGGTGGCCGATGCGGCGGGCTGGGTCCAGCTCGGGCCGCTGCAGATCCATTCGCGCCAGGCCGTGCCTGCGGGCCAGGTCAAGGTGGCGGTGCGGCCCGAGGCCTGGCACATCCACCACGATGGCAGTGGCCTGCCAGCCACCTTGCGCAAGCGGGCCTACCTGGGCAGTTTTTTTGAATACACCTTTGACACCACGCTCGGGCCGATTTTTGTGGTCTCGCCCGATTTGACCGATGTGCTGGCGCTGGGCGCCGAGGTGGGCCTGACACTCGCCGACCACGGCGTGTCGGTGGTGCAGGCCGCTTAA
- the zwf gene encoding glucose-6-phosphate dehydrogenase, translated as MSFDLVLFGGTGDLCWRKLMPALFQAFKHGTLPAGVRIIGIGRDDLSDERYRALIASRFDHVELEKRPSSEEFDRFAALLEFVSMDLSKPEHYSFLKNKLDQRQADTVVMYLATAPNLFATIAEQLRAAGLNTPHTRIVLEKPLGHDLASNRAINQTVGQVFSEQQIYRIDHYLGKPAVQNLFALRFGNALFEPLWRREHIANIQITIAEELGVEKRGAFYETTGALRDMVQNHALQLLCAIGMEPPINSHADAIRDEKLKVLRSLKPWTAETLAQDVIRGQYSAGAIAGQAVPGYREELGVNPSSNTETFVALRTEIMNWRWAGVPFYIRTGKRLAGRDSRIVVNFRPTPHAIFNSQIGMANRLVINLQPKDGLELHLLAQAQDKRQNSNNLAPVHLDLDFDKRFGAERVGAYERLLLDVMDGRLNLFVRSDEQEEAWRWVEPILDHWRNDAQGPRPYASGTWGPSATSAMIARDDSCWSEEC; from the coding sequence ATGAGTTTTGACCTTGTTCTTTTTGGTGGCACCGGCGATCTGTGCTGGCGCAAGCTGATGCCCGCCTTGTTCCAGGCTTTCAAACACGGCACCCTGCCCGCCGGTGTGCGCATCATTGGCATTGGCCGAGATGATTTGAGCGACGAGCGTTACCGCGCCCTGATCGCCTCGCGTTTTGACCACGTGGAGCTGGAAAAACGCCCCAGCAGCGAAGAGTTCGACCGCTTCGCCGCGCTGCTGGAATTTGTCAGCATGGACCTGTCCAAGCCCGAGCACTACAGCTTCCTGAAAAACAAACTGGACCAGCGCCAGGCCGATACCGTGGTGATGTACCTGGCCACCGCACCCAACCTGTTCGCCACCATTGCCGAACAACTTCGCGCCGCCGGCCTGAACACGCCGCACACCCGTATCGTGCTGGAAAAACCGCTGGGCCACGACCTGGCCAGCAACCGCGCGATCAACCAAACGGTGGGCCAGGTGTTTTCTGAGCAACAGATCTACCGCATTGACCACTACCTGGGCAAACCGGCGGTGCAGAACCTGTTTGCCCTGCGTTTTGGCAACGCCTTGTTCGAGCCGCTGTGGCGGCGTGAACACATTGCCAACATCCAGATCACGATTGCCGAAGAGCTGGGTGTGGAAAAACGTGGTGCCTTTTATGAGACCACCGGCGCGCTGCGCGACATGGTGCAAAACCATGCGCTGCAACTGTTGTGCGCCATTGGCATGGAGCCGCCGATCAACTCCCATGCCGACGCGATCCGCGACGAGAAGCTCAAGGTGCTGCGCTCGCTCAAACCCTGGACGGCGGAAACCCTGGCGCAGGACGTGATCCGCGGCCAGTACAGCGCCGGCGCCATTGCCGGCCAGGCGGTGCCGGGCTACCGCGAAGAACTGGGTGTGAACCCGAGCAGCAACACCGAAACCTTTGTCGCGCTGCGCACCGAAATCATGAACTGGCGCTGGGCCGGTGTGCCGTTTTACATCCGCACCGGCAAACGCCTGGCGGGCCGCGACTCGCGCATTGTGGTGAACTTCCGGCCCACCCCCCACGCCATCTTCAACTCGCAGATCGGCATGGCGAACCGGCTGGTGATCAACCTGCAACCCAAGGACGGGCTGGAGTTACACCTGCTGGCGCAAGCCCAGGACAAACGCCAGAACTCCAACAACCTGGCACCGGTGCACCTGGACCTGGACTTTGACAAACGTTTTGGTGCCGAACGTGTGGGCGCGTATGAACGCCTGCTGCTTGACGTGATGGACGGCCGACTGAACCTGTTTGTGCGCAGTGACGAGCAGGAAGAAGCCTGGCGCTGGGTCGAACCGATCCTGGACCACTGGCGCAACGACGCCCAGGGCCCGCGCCCCTATGCCAGCGGCACCTGGGGGCCCAGCGCCACCAGCGCCATGATCGCGCGCGACGACTCCTGCTGGAGCGAAGAATGCTGA
- the galE gene encoding UDP-glucose 4-epimerase GalE: MIFITGGAGYIGSHTCVELLNAGHQVTVFDNFSNSQPEALARVERITGKQLSFIEGDIRDQAALQTALQASGANAVIHFAGLKAVGESVAQPLRYYDNNVLGTVKLLEAMQACNVKTLVFSSSATVYGDPQRLPLTEDHPLSATNPYGQTKLVIENMLRELAHSDPSWQIGILRYFNPVGAHASGLIGEDPQGVPNNLMPFVAQVAIGKRAFLNVWGNDYPTPDGTGVRDYIHVVDLALGHLAALQTLQRDGQSFAVNLGTGIGYSVLDMVHAFEAASGKPVPYQISPRRPGDVAACYADPAYAKSLLGWQAQRDLQAMCADSWRWQSANPQGYGPAA, encoded by the coding sequence ATGATTTTCATCACAGGCGGCGCCGGCTACATCGGTTCACACACTTGCGTCGAATTGCTCAACGCGGGCCACCAGGTCACGGTGTTTGACAACTTCTCCAACAGCCAGCCCGAGGCGCTGGCCCGGGTGGAACGCATCACCGGCAAACAACTGAGCTTTATCGAGGGGGACATCCGCGACCAGGCGGCCCTGCAGACAGCGCTGCAGGCCAGCGGTGCCAACGCGGTCATCCACTTTGCCGGGCTCAAGGCGGTGGGTGAATCGGTGGCGCAGCCGCTGCGGTATTACGACAACAATGTGCTGGGCACCGTCAAGCTGCTGGAAGCCATGCAGGCCTGTAACGTGAAAACGCTGGTGTTCAGTTCCTCGGCCACGGTGTATGGCGACCCGCAGCGCCTGCCGCTCACCGAAGACCACCCCCTCTCGGCCACCAACCCCTACGGCCAGACCAAACTGGTGATCGAAAACATGCTGCGCGAACTCGCCCACAGCGACCCCTCCTGGCAAATCGGCATCCTGCGTTATTTCAACCCGGTGGGCGCCCACGCCAGCGGCCTGATTGGGGAAGACCCGCAAGGTGTGCCCAACAACCTGATGCCTTTTGTGGCCCAGGTGGCCATTGGCAAACGCGCGTTTTTGAACGTCTGGGGCAATGACTACCCCACCCCCGACGGCACCGGTGTGCGCGACTACATCCACGTGGTGGACCTGGCCCTGGGCCATCTGGCCGCGCTGCAAACCTTGCAGCGTGATGGCCAAAGTTTTGCCGTCAACCTGGGCACCGGCATCGGCTACAGCGTGCTCGACATGGTGCATGCCTTTGAGGCCGCCAGCGGCAAACCCGTGCCCTACCAAATTTCACCACGCCGCCCGGGGGACGTGGCTGCCTGTTACGCCGACCCGGCCTACGCCAAGAGCCTGCTGGGCTGGCAGGCCCAGCGTGACCTGCAGGCCATGTGCGCCGACAGCTGGCGCTGGCAAAGCGCCAACCCACAAGGGTATGGGCCAGCCGCCTGA
- a CDS encoding MurR/RpiR family transcriptional regulator, with translation MLDRIRASLPSLAPAEQRVGKLVLSDPRGFTLMPVSELADRAHVSKPTVVRFCRSVGYDGLSDFKHKLAGSVSEGVPYIHRSVDADDKTSDIMVKVIDNTVAAFLKYRNDASASAIERAVDALAATYHAGRRIEFFGVGNSGIVARDAQHKFFRLGIHGVANSDGHMQVMSASLMQRGDCVLVISNSGRTRDLMDACDIARKNGAIAIVITASGSPLASAGDIHVAADHPEGYERYSPMVSRLLHLMIVDILATCLALRIGSDTLQPLLREMKNNLRNKRYA, from the coding sequence ATGCTTGACCGAATCCGTGCTTCCCTGCCCTCTCTGGCACCCGCCGAACAACGGGTGGGCAAACTGGTGCTGAGTGACCCACGCGGCTTCACCTTGATGCCGGTGAGTGAGCTAGCGGACCGCGCCCATGTCAGCAAACCCACCGTGGTGCGCTTTTGCCGCAGTGTGGGTTACGACGGTCTGAGCGACTTCAAACACAAGCTCGCGGGCAGCGTCAGTGAAGGTGTGCCCTACATCCACCGCAGTGTGGACGCCGACGACAAGACCAGCGACATCATGGTCAAGGTGATCGACAACACGGTGGCGGCTTTCCTCAAATACCGCAACGACGCCTCGGCCAGCGCGATTGAGCGCGCCGTGGACGCCCTCGCAGCCACCTACCACGCCGGGCGGCGCATCGAGTTTTTTGGTGTCGGCAACTCGGGCATCGTGGCGCGTGATGCACAGCACAAATTCTTCCGCCTGGGCATCCACGGTGTGGCCAACAGCGACGGCCACATGCAGGTGATGAGTGCCTCCCTGATGCAACGCGGCGACTGTGTGCTGGTGATCAGCAACTCGGGACGCACCCGCGACCTGATGGACGCCTGCGACATTGCCCGCAAAAACGGCGCCATCGCCATCGTGATCACCGCCAGCGGCTCACCGCTGGCCAGCGCTGGCGACATCCATGTGGCCGCCGACCACCCGGAGGGTTACGAGCGCTACAGCCCAATGGTCTCGCGCCTCTTGCACCTGATGATTGTCGACATCCTGGCCACCTGCCTGGCCCTGCGCATTGGCAGCGACACCTTGCAGCCGCTGCTGCGCGAGATGAAGAACAACCTGCGCAACAAGCGCTACGCCTAG